The following are from one region of the Stenotrophomonas lactitubi genome:
- a CDS encoding efflux RND transporter periplasmic adaptor subunit, giving the protein MLARIASTLALGLSLAVLAGCAGKQEAAARRQGEAVPVTAQVVQAMQWSDTLQALGTAKARESISVTAKVSEIVERVHFESGQQVAAGAPLVTLRGQAQEAALVQAQATFREADQLYKRQRELAAQRLVSSATLDTQKSIRDAAEARVAQMQSDIGDRRVRAPFAGVLGIRQISPGTLLTPTTVIATLDDVERMHIDFQVPEVELAALTIGDKVQATSVAWPGRTFEGEVSTIDARIDPATRAVTVRADFANGDHALRPGMLLDVRLFHPDRPALVVPEIAVVQVGRDSFMYRIKADDTVERVDVVTGARRAGVVEIKQGLQAGQRIVVDGTGKLRAGLKVAATDAAPASGAQPVTAEAPVAAEGHGG; this is encoded by the coding sequence ATGTTGGCTCGTATCGCTTCGACCCTGGCCCTTGGCCTCAGCCTGGCCGTGCTGGCCGGGTGCGCAGGCAAACAGGAGGCCGCCGCGCGTCGGCAGGGCGAAGCCGTGCCGGTCACCGCGCAGGTCGTGCAGGCGATGCAGTGGAGCGACACGCTGCAGGCGCTGGGTACGGCCAAGGCGCGCGAGTCGATCAGCGTGACCGCCAAGGTGAGCGAGATCGTCGAGCGCGTGCATTTCGAAAGTGGCCAGCAGGTCGCCGCTGGCGCGCCGCTGGTGACCCTGCGCGGTCAGGCCCAGGAAGCCGCATTGGTGCAGGCGCAGGCGACCTTCCGCGAAGCCGACCAGTTGTACAAGCGCCAGCGCGAACTGGCGGCACAGCGGCTGGTGTCCAGCGCGACCCTGGATACGCAGAAGTCGATCCGTGATGCCGCCGAAGCACGCGTGGCGCAGATGCAGTCGGACATCGGTGATCGTCGTGTGCGCGCGCCGTTCGCCGGCGTCCTCGGCATCCGCCAGATCAGCCCGGGCACGCTGCTGACGCCGACCACGGTGATCGCCACCCTCGACGACGTCGAGCGCATGCACATCGATTTCCAGGTGCCGGAAGTGGAGCTGGCCGCGCTGACCATCGGCGACAAGGTGCAGGCCACCAGCGTGGCCTGGCCGGGCCGCACCTTCGAAGGCGAGGTCAGCACCATCGATGCACGTATCGACCCGGCCACCCGTGCGGTGACTGTGCGTGCCGACTTCGCCAACGGCGACCACGCACTGCGTCCGGGCATGCTGCTAGACGTGCGCCTGTTCCATCCTGATCGACCGGCACTGGTGGTGCCGGAAATCGCCGTGGTGCAGGTCGGTCGCGACAGCTTCATGTATCGCATCAAGGCCGATGACACCGTCGAACGCGTGGACGTGGTCACCGGTGCACGCCGCGCTGGCGTGGTCGAGATCAAGCAGGGCCTGCAGGCAGGCCAGCGCATCGTGGTGGACGGCACCGGCAAGCTGCGTGCAGGCCTGAAGGTGGCGGCCACCGACGCCGCGCCCGCCAGTGGCGCCCAGCCGGTGACGGCTGAAGCACCGGTCGCTGCCGAGGGTCACGGCGGATGA
- a CDS encoding TonB-dependent copper receptor encodes MKMTFPDAGARARLPLALGVALAAPFAHAAPAEDARTLDTLVVTAAAPSSPLHWVTDPRLPRQPVPASDGADYLKTVPGFSAIRNGGTNGDPVLRGMFGSRLNILSNDGNLIGACPSRMDNPLSYISPESFDRLTIIKGPQSVRWGAGASAGTVRFERDTPRFDEPGLRADASTLVGSRNRNDQVLDLTLGNPTGYVRASGNRSEADDYKDGNGDVVPSKWRKWNGDVAVGWTPDADTLLEVSAGAGDAIARYAGRGMDGAAFERTSYAARFEKRNLPGAWDTLQANVYYNEADHVMDNYTLREPNPHSMMPMPMASNVDRRTQGGRISSEWRWQDVQLVAGVDGEDSRHRGRMGMGRGTYRQADWNTDANFRRYGAFTELTLGAGTDQRWIGGLRVDRASVRDERADIGGMMMAMPNPTAGQRRRDWLGSGFLRYEQDLADGLTWYAGLGHSQRMPDYWELFSPDHGPAGVVNAFAGIQPERTTQLDVGLQYKGPRVQAWVSAYAGQIQDYILFTYRGSGMMGMSQADNVQARIAGAEAGVQLQLDAQWKLGGTLAYAWGENRDQHRPLPQMPPLEARLSADWEGQRWSAGALVRAVTHQHRVADGQGNVVAQDLGPSSGFATLALNAAYRFSSQLQLSAGVDNLFDRAYSEHLNLAGSADFGFPADPVRINEPGRSLWMKVNYRY; translated from the coding sequence ATGAAAATGACTTTCCCCGACGCGGGCGCCCGTGCGCGCCTGCCGCTTGCCCTTGGCGTTGCCTTGGCCGCGCCCTTCGCCCATGCCGCGCCCGCTGAAGATGCGCGGACGCTGGATACGCTGGTGGTCACCGCCGCTGCACCGTCCTCACCCTTGCACTGGGTGACCGATCCGCGCCTGCCGCGACAGCCGGTGCCGGCCAGCGATGGCGCCGATTACCTGAAGACCGTTCCCGGCTTTTCCGCCATCCGCAACGGCGGCACCAACGGCGACCCGGTGCTGCGTGGCATGTTCGGTTCGCGCCTGAATATCCTCAGCAACGATGGCAATCTGATTGGTGCGTGTCCCTCGCGCATGGACAACCCGTTGTCCTACATCTCGCCGGAGAGCTTTGACCGGCTGACCATCATCAAGGGCCCGCAGAGCGTGCGCTGGGGCGCGGGTGCGTCTGCGGGCACCGTGCGTTTTGAGCGTGATACCCCGCGTTTCGACGAGCCCGGGCTGCGTGCCGATGCCAGCACGCTGGTTGGTTCGCGCAACCGCAACGACCAGGTGCTGGACCTCACCCTGGGCAATCCGACGGGCTATGTGCGTGCCAGCGGCAATCGCTCCGAAGCCGATGACTACAAGGACGGCAACGGTGATGTGGTTCCGTCGAAATGGCGCAAGTGGAATGGCGACGTAGCCGTTGGCTGGACGCCTGATGCCGATACCCTGCTCGAAGTATCCGCCGGTGCCGGCGATGCGATCGCGCGCTACGCCGGGCGCGGCATGGACGGTGCCGCGTTCGAGCGCACCAGCTACGCCGCGCGCTTCGAGAAGCGCAACCTGCCCGGGGCGTGGGACACGCTGCAGGCCAACGTGTACTACAACGAAGCCGACCACGTGATGGACAACTACACGCTGCGCGAGCCGAACCCGCACAGCATGATGCCGATGCCGATGGCGTCGAACGTGGATCGCCGCACGCAGGGTGGGCGCATCAGCTCCGAATGGCGCTGGCAGGACGTGCAGCTGGTGGCCGGCGTCGACGGCGAGGACAGCCGACATCGCGGCCGCATGGGCATGGGCCGCGGCACCTACAGACAGGCGGACTGGAACACCGACGCCAACTTCCGCCGCTACGGTGCGTTCACCGAATTGACCCTCGGCGCCGGCACCGACCAGCGCTGGATCGGCGGCCTGCGCGTCGATCGTGCCAGCGTGCGCGATGAGCGCGCCGACATCGGCGGCATGATGATGGCCATGCCCAATCCCACCGCCGGCCAGCGCCGCAGGGACTGGCTGGGCAGTGGCTTCCTGCGCTACGAACAGGATCTCGCCGATGGCCTGACCTGGTATGCCGGCCTTGGTCACAGCCAGCGCATGCCCGACTACTGGGAACTGTTCTCGCCCGATCATGGCCCGGCAGGTGTGGTCAACGCGTTCGCTGGCATCCAGCCCGAACGCACCACCCAGCTCGACGTCGGCCTGCAATACAAAGGCCCGCGCGTGCAGGCCTGGGTCTCCGCCTATGCGGGGCAGATCCAGGACTACATCCTGTTCACCTATCGCGGCAGCGGCATGATGGGCATGAGCCAGGCCGACAACGTGCAGGCGCGCATCGCCGGTGCCGAGGCCGGTGTGCAGCTGCAGCTCGACGCGCAGTGGAAGCTGGGTGGCACCCTGGCCTATGCCTGGGGCGAGAACCGCGACCAGCATCGCCCGTTGCCGCAGATGCCGCCGCTGGAAGCGCGCCTGAGCGCTGACTGGGAAGGCCAGCGCTGGAGTGCCGGTGCGTTGGTGCGCGCGGTCACCCATCAGCACCGGGTCGCGGACGGGCAGGGCAACGTGGTGGCGCAGGACCTCGGGCCGAGCAGTGGCTTCGCCACGCTGGCGCTCAATGCGGCCTATCGTTTCAGTTCGCAGCTGCAGCTCAGCGCCGGTGTCGACAATCTGTTCGACCGCGCCTACAGCGAGCATCTGAATCTGGCCGGCAGCGCCGATTTCGGCTTCCCGGCCGATCCGGTACGCATCAACGAGCCCGGCCGCAGCCTGTGGATGAAGGTGAACTACCGATACTGA
- a CDS encoding DUF2946 family protein, translated as MATLLMVLAPLVSRALQAQPMDHAGMAGMDHTAMGHDMHDMAMAGHAHHDADPAVPRPPADPHAMHGEACEYCVLAMRLLPWLAVLVLLLPLLWRPKLVFPWSQLRLPLLHWPAHAARGPPPISTVR; from the coding sequence ATGGCGACGCTGCTGATGGTGCTCGCGCCGCTGGTCAGCCGCGCGCTTCAGGCGCAGCCGATGGATCATGCGGGCATGGCAGGCATGGACCACACGGCCATGGGCCACGACATGCACGACATGGCCATGGCCGGTCACGCGCACCACGATGCAGATCCGGCTGTGCCCCGCCCGCCCGCCGATCCGCACGCCATGCATGGCGAGGCCTGCGAGTACTGCGTGCTGGCCATGCGCCTGCTGCCGTGGCTGGCAGTGCTGGTGCTGCTGCTGCCACTGCTGTGGCGGCCGAAGCTGGTGTTCCCATGGTCACAGCTGCGACTGCCGCTGCTGCATTGGCCGGCACACGCCGCGCGTGGCCCGCCGCCGATCTCCACCGTCCGCTGA
- a CDS encoding LysR family transcriptional regulator gives MTLTQLRYLVAIADAELNITLAASRVHATQPGLSKQLKQLEDELGFLLFVRKGRSLESVTPAGTEVISRARAVLSEANNIRTYAANQRRESQGQLILTTTHTQARFVLPPAVARIKQAYPQVSVHLQQAGEADALDRLNQGDADIAIISTAGSEPSDGIAVPLFRWRRLVVVPKGHPLDRAGRVPDLAALARQPLISYESSTRPNSSLQRAFAAQNLVPDLALTALDADLIKTYVRTGLGVGLLAEMAISANDEDLRVWPAPAPITECIAWAVLPRDRVLRDYALELVHVLAPQIDPRDLRRVLDGNQAASWPVPPTWESLTQTITV, from the coding sequence ATGACGCTGACCCAGCTGCGCTACCTGGTTGCCATCGCCGACGCCGAGCTGAACATCACGCTCGCCGCCTCGCGGGTGCATGCCACCCAGCCCGGCCTGTCCAAGCAGCTCAAGCAGCTGGAGGACGAACTGGGCTTCCTGCTGTTCGTGCGCAAGGGACGCAGCCTGGAGTCGGTCACCCCGGCCGGCACCGAAGTGATCAGCCGCGCCCGCGCCGTGCTGTCCGAAGCCAACAACATCCGCACCTACGCGGCCAACCAGCGCCGCGAGAGCCAGGGTCAGCTGATCCTGACCACCACCCACACCCAGGCGCGCTTCGTGCTGCCGCCAGCCGTGGCGCGCATCAAGCAGGCCTATCCGCAGGTCAGCGTGCACCTGCAGCAGGCCGGTGAGGCCGATGCGCTGGACCGGCTGAACCAGGGCGATGCTGATATCGCGATCATCAGTACTGCCGGCAGCGAACCCAGCGACGGCATCGCGGTGCCGCTGTTCCGCTGGCGACGGCTGGTGGTGGTGCCCAAGGGCCATCCGCTGGACCGCGCCGGCCGCGTACCGGACCTGGCAGCATTGGCCCGCCAGCCGCTGATCAGCTATGAATCCTCGACCCGACCCAACTCCTCCCTGCAGCGCGCCTTTGCCGCGCAGAACCTGGTACCCGATCTGGCGCTGACCGCGCTGGACGCCGACCTGATCAAGACCTATGTGCGCACAGGTCTGGGGGTGGGGCTGCTGGCCGAGATGGCGATCAGCGCCAACGACGAGGACCTGCGGGTGTGGCCGGCACCGGCGCCGATCACCGAGTGCATCGCCTGGGCGGTGCTGCCACGCGACCGGGTGCTGCGCGATTACGCGCTGGAGCTGGTGCATGTGCTGGCCCCGCAGATCGATCCACGCGATCTGCGGCGGGTGCTGGACGGCAACCAGGCCGCGTCCTGGCCGGTGCCGCCGACCTGGGAATCGCTGACCCAGACGATCACAGTCTGA